A genomic window from Nostoc sp. PCC 7524 includes:
- the cas2 gene encoding CRISPR-associated endonuclease Cas2: MFLYVISYDIPCDKRRKKVADLLEGYGQRVQYSVFECQLNTEKYQDLRRRLRKQLKLEEDNVRFYPLSRHTLSQVETWGVGIPVIEPPSSIII; encoded by the coding sequence ATGTTTTTGTATGTAATTTCCTACGATATTCCTTGTGATAAACGTCGTAAAAAGGTGGCTGACTTATTAGAAGGGTATGGACAGCGTGTGCAGTATTCCGTGTTTGAATGTCAGTTAAATACAGAAAAGTATCAAGATTTGCGTCGTCGGTTAAGAAAACAACTGAAGTTAGAAGAGGATAACGTAAGGTTTTATCCGTTATCTAGGCATACTCTGTCTCAGGTGGAAACTTGGGGTGTAGGAATACCCGTGATTGAACCACCTAGTTCAATTATTATCTAG
- the cas10 gene encoding type III-B CRISPR-associated protein Cas10/Cmr2, giving the protein MSEEYWRAKIWGLLHDPMLKALHNNSGRGRNSFFEQLQVMQPWIEAGRIPGSSQSFLCQHLLIADYLTSASDRSAIGSTTTFVNYAPSTNPEQGLQITHLLSAKKQNFKVNFHEQLISSKRADFLFGKEEELLKIIPAELQDPIIQENLPKIKQLYWWLWRCLPQATCELFGDSSLMLMPAETRIPDASIWSHVSMTAALAGGFAGYDLTLEEVKKWPSNKDISHPYLAVFSFTPVQELIKSSRKMRDFWAGSWLLHYLSAKVCWVLANQYGPDTLLYPSLYQQPLIDHWLLQKYPEFEKFIGKVSPESLLTAGFPNIIVLVLPEGRVQAAMQTAQQALLEEWLKIGDLVLKELQNKRHWMKDLDPNHTTWKGWLKSQWQFYWTALPIGKGKEFKTAAIPEDLDELIQPWLTQQNQAYNVSKQQALFQKKELDFLREAYNKRLEEQGRKFSVNVGSWWGYIFDATRAALASVKNARNWEMPTAFGPRSTISGIGSVIHPGKDGKDWITEGETQNYWKHHAGLFDGREQLNATEVVKRGLHKILPDLLGIREENITVSYPDLTSGVAGYLKANQTDTKHKRNFENACKAIVDKFPEAKKILAEMQGKWGIPWIDNQTIPQQYHPRLLNVGWILEDLPNSDELKEEYTKLINDVISQYYPNNNPSNWYVLAAGDGDSMSEWLKGTKLKKYGDYIPDGFAEKVAKSGRPLTKFGDFLELTKRMGPSTHSALSRALLDFSNQLVPYLTQTRYAGRLIYSGGDDVLAYPNLWEWDNWLWDIRQCFRGAEDPHNEFSNDGDYWKYKGKSDQLVDRPLFTMGSAATISFGIVIAHHSVPLAIALESLWEAEEKAKEHTSPNGDQKDAVQVRVLYGNGNTLQSTAKFDVFYQWQQLITGELDSAIFEQAASLWSQHPAPSLEAIIPWTKVFCDRRDQFQNNESAKQEFQKNLADFLKALFITTQTKDLDNEIQSWLKLAAFVKRNREIKLGGVN; this is encoded by the coding sequence GTGTCAGAAGAATATTGGCGGGCTAAAATCTGGGGTTTACTTCATGACCCGATGTTAAAAGCACTACACAATAATAGTGGACGGGGACGAAACAGCTTTTTTGAACAATTACAAGTAATGCAGCCTTGGATTGAAGCTGGCAGAATACCGGGGTCATCACAAAGCTTTTTGTGTCAACACTTGCTAATAGCAGATTATTTAACTTCAGCGAGTGATAGATCCGCCATAGGTAGTACCACCACCTTTGTTAACTATGCTCCCAGTACAAATCCAGAACAAGGGTTACAAATTACACATTTATTATCTGCAAAAAAGCAGAATTTTAAAGTTAATTTTCATGAGCAATTAATTAGTAGTAAACGTGCAGATTTTCTATTTGGTAAAGAAGAAGAATTATTAAAAATAATACCAGCAGAATTACAAGACCCTATCATTCAGGAAAATCTGCCTAAAATTAAACAACTATATTGGTGGTTATGGCGTTGCTTACCCCAAGCAACCTGTGAATTATTTGGTGATAGCTCCTTAATGTTAATGCCAGCAGAAACCCGCATTCCCGACGCTTCCATTTGGAGTCATGTTAGCATGACCGCAGCATTAGCAGGTGGTTTTGCTGGCTATGATTTAACATTAGAGGAAGTGAAAAAATGGCCTAGCAACAAAGATATTTCTCATCCATATTTAGCAGTATTCAGCTTTACTCCAGTACAAGAATTAATTAAATCGAGTCGCAAAATGCGCGATTTTTGGGCAGGTTCTTGGTTACTCCATTATCTATCAGCTAAAGTTTGTTGGGTTTTAGCTAACCAATATGGACCGGATACTTTACTTTATCCTAGTCTTTATCAACAACCATTAATTGACCATTGGTTATTACAGAAATACCCAGAATTTGAAAAATTTATTGGAAAAGTATCACCAGAATCATTGTTAACCGCAGGATTCCCTAATATTATAGTATTGGTGTTACCAGAAGGCAGAGTACAAGCAGCTATGCAAACTGCCCAGCAAGCTTTATTGGAGGAATGGTTAAAAATTGGGGATTTAGTATTAAAAGAATTACAAAATAAACGTCATTGGATGAAAGATTTAGACCCTAATCATACCACCTGGAAAGGTTGGTTAAAATCCCAGTGGCAATTTTACTGGACAGCACTACCAATTGGCAAAGGTAAAGAATTTAAAACAGCAGCAATTCCTGAAGATTTGGATGAACTGATACAACCGTGGCTAACCCAGCAAAATCAAGCATATAATGTTAGTAAACAACAAGCACTATTCCAAAAGAAAGAATTAGACTTTTTACGAGAAGCCTACAATAAACGTTTAGAAGAACAAGGTAGAAAGTTTAGTGTTAACGTTGGTTCGTGGTGGGGTTATATTTTTGATGCTACCCGTGCTGCTTTAGCATCAGTTAAAAACGCGAGAAATTGGGAAATGCCCACAGCATTTGGACCACGTTCTACGATTTCTGGTATTGGTTCGGTTATTCATCCTGGTAAGGATGGAAAAGACTGGATTACTGAAGGAGAAACTCAGAACTACTGGAAACATCATGCAGGTTTATTTGATGGTAGAGAACAGCTAAACGCGACCGAAGTAGTGAAGCGGGGTCTACACAAAATTTTACCTGATCTGCTAGGGATACGAGAGGAAAATATTACAGTATCTTATCCAGATTTAACTTCTGGTGTGGCTGGGTATTTGAAAGCTAATCAAACAGATACTAAACACAAACGCAACTTTGAAAATGCTTGTAAAGCAATAGTTGATAAATTTCCAGAAGCCAAGAAAATACTCGCAGAAATGCAGGGAAAATGGGGTATTCCTTGGATAGATAATCAAACTATTCCTCAACAATATCATCCCCGCTTACTAAATGTTGGTTGGATATTGGAAGATTTACCAAATAGTGACGAACTAAAGGAAGAATATACCAAATTAATTAATGACGTTATTAGTCAATACTATCCCAATAACAACCCATCGAACTGGTATGTGTTAGCAGCCGGAGATGGTGATAGTATGAGTGAATGGTTAAAAGGGACAAAACTCAAAAAATATGGTGATTATATTCCCGATGGTTTTGCCGAAAAAGTTGCTAAAAGTGGAAGACCATTAACCAAATTTGGAGACTTCTTAGAACTAACTAAAAGAATGGGTCCGAGTACCCATAGCGCATTAAGTCGGGCATTATTGGACTTTTCTAATCAACTTGTTCCTTACCTCACTCAAACCCGTTATGCTGGTAGATTAATTTATAGTGGTGGTGATGATGTTTTAGCATATCCTAATCTATGGGAATGGGATAACTGGTTGTGGGATATTCGTCAATGTTTTAGAGGTGCTGAAGACCCACACAATGAATTTAGTAATGATGGGGACTACTGGAAATATAAAGGTAAAAGTGATCAATTAGTAGACCGTCCCCTATTCACAATGGGCAGCGCAGCCACTATCAGCTTTGGTATCGTTATTGCTCATCATTCCGTACCGTTAGCGATCGCTCTGGAAAGTCTCTGGGAAGCTGAAGAAAAAGCCAAAGAACATACATCCCCTAATGGTGATCAAAAAGACGCTGTACAAGTGCGGGTACTATACGGCAACGGTAACACCTTACAATCAACCGCCAAATTTGATGTTTTCTATCAGTGGCAACAATTAATCACAGGTGAATTAGATAGCGCGATATTTGAACAAGCAGCGAGTTTGTGGAGTCAACACCCAGCACCCAGCTTAGAAGCCATCATACCTTGGACTAAAGTATTTTGCGATCGCCGCGACCAATTCCAAAACAACGAATCCGCTAAACAAGAGTTTCAGAAAAACCTCGCAGACTTCCTAAAAGCATTGTTTATCACC